From the Mesorhizobium koreense genome, the window TCAGCGAGCGATTGCCGAGGGCGCGTGGGCCGATCTCGTAGCGCCCCTGCACCCAGGCGAGGACAGCGCCGGCAGCGAGCCGATCGGCGATTTCCGCGTCCGTGAAAGATCGCGCCTCGAAGCCAGAAAGATCGGCCTCATCGTCGACAAATTCCTCGCCGGCATAGACTGTCCACTCGATCTTGGCGTTGCCGGTCAGATGGAATTGCGCGTCGGCGGCGGTGCCGATCGCAGAGCCGGAATCGTTGGCGCAGGGCTGCACGAAGGTGTCGGCGAAAAGGCCGGAATTCCGCCAAAGGCTGTTCCAGTCGCAGTTCAGGCCGCAGCCGCCGGAAATCAGAAGTGGCAGGCCATCCCTCATTTTCCGACTGGCGAAATCGTGGAAACGAGAGAAGACCTCGTTCTGGAAACGTCGAGCCAGATTCTGGAATTCCCGCGACGCCAGCCCGATGTTGAAAAAGGGATCGTCGGCGAAATCGGCCTTACGCAAGGGAGTGGTTTCCGCATCATGCGCAAAGATGCGCTCCATAAGGCGGCGTTCCTCCGGCGTCTCGGCGCTCTCCTGACCGAAACCCGCCAGCGCCATCAGCTTGCCGGCATCCTCGCGCCGGGATTTTCGTGCATCGGCGGGATAGCCAGGATCGGCGAGGCCGTAAAGGAAGCCGTATTTGTGGCCCGGCCCGTTCATCGGCGTGCCGAGCTTCGTGACGTTGAGCTTTTGATCGATGCGATAGAAGGAGCCGATGACGCCTTCCCAGACCAGCGCGTAACAGGGCTCGCCTTGCGGAAAAGGCGACATGGCGTAGCTACCGATGATATGCGACCGCTCATGCGAGGAGGAGAACCAGCGCGCGCTTCTGCCCTGGAAACGCCATGGCCGCTCCATGACGCTTTCCGGCCCGACGCCGAAATAGCCGGCGCCGATCGGCCCTTCCATCGGACGGAAGGATTTCAGCCAGCCGGAGACGGCGACGACATCAGGGACGTCATCGGCAAGCGACAGGCCGCGCAGCATCAATTCCGGCGTGATCGGCGCATAGCGCGGGCCGGAATCCTTCTCCGCCTCGATCGACCAGGCCAGGACCCCGTCTTCGATAAGCGCGACGTGTCCGTCATGGCCCGGCTTGTAGGCGAAGATTTTCATGAGGGCTCCGAGGAAGGGCGGCGGGGTGAACAGGCAGTTAATCGGAGAAGTGCCGAAAGACAACTTCGCCAAAGTCGAGGCCTCACTGGAAATCGAACGCCGACAAGCCTGTCACCATCTCGTCGAGACCCAGCGGTCGGGTGACCGGCGGCTCTGCGCGGGCGAGACAGCCGGTGCGCTCGCAAAGGCGACAGGCCGGGCCGACGGGTGTCGCAGCGACACTGCCCTCCCGGCCTTTCTCCCCACCCGGCAGCGCAGCGCCATAGACGATCTCGTCACGGAAGCCGATGTCGCAGCCGAGCAGGAGCGCGGTGCGGCGCGGGCGCTCGGTGAAAGAGCCCTGCGGCCCCTCCAGCGTGCGAGCGATGCAGAGGAATTCCGCGCCATCCGGCATTTCCACGGCCTCGACCAGAATGCGACCTGGCTGCGCGAAGGCGGCATGAACCGGCAGCTTCGGGCATTCGCCGCCGAACCTGCTTTGCGGGAAGCCCTGCGCGCCGGCCCGCCGGAACCGATGCCCGGCATGATCGATCTCCAGCATGAAGAACGGCACCCCCGCCGCACCCGGCTTCTGCAGCATGGTCAGCCGGTTTGCCGCCTGCTCGTAAGAAACGCCGAAGCGCGAGCGCAGCACATCCACATCGTAGCGCGCGCGTTGTGCAGCGGAGAGGAACGGCCGGTAAGGCATCATCAGCGCATGCGCGGCATAGCGGCCAAGCTCGAAGCGGGCGAGCCGCCGCGCCTCGTCGGAGGAAAGCTTCAGCGCCTGGATTTCCGCCGCGATCGCCACACTCATGCGCATCAGGCAGGCCTCCATGGCGATCTCGCGCAATTGGTCGAAGACGGAGAGCCGCTCTGAAATGAAGAGGCGCTGCGTGTGGCGGTCGTAGCGTCGGCGCCAGTTGGGCATGGTGGCGACCGGCAGCACCCTGACCGCAATTCCGTGCTCACGCTTCAGCCAGGCCCTCAGGCTGCCCGCCAGATCGTCACCCGGATCGAGCAAGGCCGTGAAAGCCTCAGCCTCATCCTCTAGTGACGGGAAATGATTGGGCCGACGCTCAAACACTTCCCTCACCTCGTCGATCGGCAGTCGTGTCGCCGACAGCGCGGTCGCCTTACCCTCGCGGGCAAGCAGTTCGGTGAGGTCGGAAAGACGGGCCGCCTGCTCGCGGTAGGCGCGGAACAGCTTGACGATACCGGCCGCAGCATTAGGGGCCGCCTCGACTATCTCGACGATTTCCTGGTCGCCCGGCAATTCGCCAGCCAGTAGCGGGTCGGCAAAGACCTCTTTCAGCGCTGCGATCGAGGCACCGGCCTCCGCCTGCAAATCCTCAGGCTCGACGTGGTAGGCGGAGGCAAGCTTCAGGATGAGTTGCACCGTCAACGGGCGCTGGTTGCGCTCGATGAGATTGAGATAGGATGGCGAAATGCCGAGCCCCTCGGCCATCGCGGTCTGCGTCAGGCCGAGCGAATTGCGGATGCGGCGGATGCGCGGTCCCGCGAAGATTTTCTGATCGGCCATCCTTACCCTTTGACACGATTGTTACAGATCAGCATTTACGTAATCGGCAATAGCACTTTTACATTTTTTACATCGTTACAGAGCCCCTTCGTAAAAATCCATACAGCATTTCCCGATTTCCCTGCTTCTTTTCGCCAGCTCACTCGACTGTTTTGCGGCGCAATGTAAATGAAGTCACAGGAATATGCCATTCCTCCCGAGACGATGCCTGCTCAGCCGGGCGCAAGCGAAAAAGACAGGAAAGACGATGACTGATTTTTACAACCTTGTTCCCTCTGCGCCCGAAGGCCGCTTCGATCACGTCGAGCGCACCTATTCGCCTGAAGACGCGGAGCGCCTGCGCGGCTCTGTCCGCATCCGCCATACGCTTGCCGAAGAAGGCGCCAACCGGTTGTGGAAGCTCATCCACGAGGAGGATTTCATCAACGCGCTCGGCGCGATGACCGGCAACCAGGCCATGCAACAGGTCCGCGCGGGCCTGAAGGCCATATACTTGTCCGGCTGGCAGGTCGCCGCCGACGCCAATACGGCCTCGGCGATGTATCCGGATCAGTCGCTCTATCCGGCCAACGCTGCCCCGGAACTGGTCCGTCGCATCAACCGCACGCTACAGCGCGCCGACCAGATCGAAGTTTCGGAAGGCAAGGGCCTGTCGGTCGAGACGTGGTTCGCGCCGATCGTGGCGGATGCGGAGGCCGGCTTCGGCGGGCCGCTCAACGCCTTCGAGATCATGAAGGCCTTCATCGAGGCCGGCGCGGCCGGCGTCCATTATGAGGACCAACTCGCCTCGGAGAAGAAGTGCGGCCATCTCGGCGGCAAGGTGCTGATCCCGACCGCGGCGCATATCCGCAACCTCACTGCCGCCCGCCTCGCGGCCGACGTGATGGGCACGCCGACGCTGGTCGTCGCGCGCACGGATGCGGAAGCCGCGAAGTTGCTCACCTCGGACATCGACGAGCGCGACCGGCCCTTCGTCGACTACGACGCCGACCGCACGCCGGAGGGATTCTACAACATCCGCAACGGGATTGAGTCCTGCATCGCCCGCGCCATCGCCTATGCGCCCTATGCGGACCTCATCTGGTGCGAGACCTCCAAGCCGGACCTCGAACAGGCGAGGAAATTCGCCGAGGGCGTGCGCCGGCACTATCCGGACCAGCTTCTGGCCTATAATTGCTCGCCTTCCTTCAACTGGAAGAAGAACCTCGACGAGGCAACGATCGCCAAATTCCAGCGCGAACTCGGCGCAATGGGCTACAAGTTCCAGTTCATCACGCTCGCCGGCTTCCACCAGCTCAACCACGGCATGTTCGAACTGGCGCGCGGCTACAAGGACCGCCAAATGGCAGCCTATTCGGAGTTGCAGGAGGCCGAATTCGCCTCGGAGGCTAGCGGCTACACTGCGACCAAGCATCAGCGCGAGGTCGGAACGGGCTATTTCGACGCCGTCTCGATGGCGATCACCGGCGGCAAGTCGTCCACGACCGCGATGCACGGCTCAACGGAGCACGACCAGTTCCGGCCGGAGGAGAAGGCGGAATTCAGGCCCGCCGCCGAATGACAGATCGCGGCGGCTTTCCGGAGCCGCCGCTCCATTCCGGATAACGCATCGACAAGGCAGGAAGGAGAACACCGATGGGATCGATCACACGAGTCAAGGAACGCGCGGAGGAGCAGTCATCCGCCATGAACACCGATCAGCAGGCGGCCATCCGCATGCTGGCCAATGACCTTCATCGGCTCAACCAGTCCGTGATGAAGGCGGTCGAGGCGGGCGTTTCGGTTGAACTCGTCCGCTCCGCCCGCCATCATGGCGGCAATGGAAACTGGGGTGACCTGCTCATTCCGGTCGTAGTCACGCAGAGTGCGGCGTGAAAGACCAGCAGGCACAGAACGAATTCCATATCTTTGTGACGAATACTTGCAAATCTGTGCAACAATGGAAAAATTGCACAGCTTTGCAATTGTTTTTCGTGGAAAGAACTGCCGACATGTAAAGTTCATGCTTTGCGGTCAACCCTATCTTAACGGTGCATCGCTAGCGTCCTCAACCATACATTGAATCTATGGGCGGTGGGCGCAATGACGGAAATGAGTTTCGAGAGGCGCCTGGACCTTGGAGTGCGCGTAGGCACGGTTCGACAGTCCGGCGTTCAGGCCGTGAATCTGTCCCTCGCCCTGATCGTCTGCTCTTCACCGATCAATCGCATCGTTGTCTCGCGGATCGCCGAGCAGGCGGGGCTGAAAGTGGCCTGCGAAACACCGCAACGCGCCACGGAAGCGCTATTTTCGCAACAGCCTGGCCTCGTCCTTCTGGACTGCGGTCCCAATCATGAGGAAATCCACCCGATCGCGTCCGCCATCGTCGATCATCGGCGGGCCTCCGGAAGCAGGTTGCCGATGCTGATCGTGCTCTCGACCAAAAGCCTGTCGGCGGATTCGCCTTTCGCCAACATTGCCGATGCGATCATCGCCAAGCCGATCACGCCTGATGCTCTGCAGCCGAAGATCAAGCAGCTCGTGGAAGGCGCCCGCGGCAGCTAGGGTTTTGCCGCACGGGCCTTTCCTTTCCACACCCACGCCAGCTATACTCGCGTGTAGGGCAACTAGCTGGTGATGGATGGTTTCTGAGAAGAAGGGTGTCCGGCCTGCCGGCCGCAGCGCTCGGGTGCGCACGCCGGCTTTCGTGAAGAACGAGCGCGGGGTCCGCAACTGGAAGGAAGCACGCGGATGGCTCGAATGGCGCGGCATCGAGGACATCGAGTGCATCACGCCTGACCAGGCCGGCGTCGCTCGCGGCAAGATGATGCCGACGAAGAAATTCACCTCCAACACGTCGCTGGCGCTGCCTTCGGCCGTGTTCATGGCGACGATTTCCGGAAGATACCCGGAAGACGGAAACGGCTTCGCCTACCCGGAAGATGACGGCGACTTGAAGCTTGTGCCGGATCTCTCGACGCTCAGTGTTGTGCCGTGGGAGGATGACCCTACCGCCCAGGTGATCTGCGATCTCGTGCACCAGGACGGGCGCGGCGTGGAATTCGCGCCGCGCAACGTGCTGAAGAAAGTGGTCGCCGCCTACGGGGCGCTCGGCTACCGGCCGGTCGTCGCGCCGGAGATCGAGTTCTACCTGGTGCGCAAGAATCCGGATCCGGATTACCCGCTTACTCCGCCGGTCGGCCGTTCGGGACGGCCCATCGGCGGCGGACAAGGTTATTCGATCGCGGGCGTCAACGAATTCGACGAGCTGATCGACGACATCTATCATTTCTGCGAGGGCCAAGGACTGGAGATCGATACATTGATCCACGAGGAGGGCGCGGGCCAGCTCGAGATCAATCTCCGCCACGGCGATCCGGTCGCGCTGGCCGACCAGGTCTTCATGTTCAAGCGCACCATCCGCGAGGCGGCGCTCAAGCACGACACTTATGCGACATTCATGGCAAAGCCCATCCAGGGGCAGCCGGGCTCGGCGATGCATATCCACCAGTCGGTCGTGGGTATCAGGACAGGCGACAATATCTTCACCGCGGAAGATGGCAGCGAATCCGACGCGTTTCGCCATTTCATCGGCGGCATGCAGCGCCATGTACCAAGCGCGCTCGTCATGTTCGCGCCTTACGTGAACTCCTACCGGCGCCTGACACAGGGGGCCTCCGCGCCGGTCAACACGAAATGGGGATACGACAACCGTACTACCGCCTTCCGGGTGCCGCGTTCGGAGCCGGCCGGACGGCGTATCGAAAACCGCATCCCCTCCTCCGACGCCAACCCCTATCTGGCGCTTGCCGCCTCGCTCGCCTGCGGGCTTATCGGCATGCAGCGGAAGGAGTTACCCGATCAGCCCGTAGGGATCGCCGCGAACGAGGACGAGATCGAACTGCCGCGCGGCCTCCTCGAAGCGGT encodes:
- the aceA gene encoding isocitrate lyase; amino-acid sequence: MTDFYNLVPSAPEGRFDHVERTYSPEDAERLRGSVRIRHTLAEEGANRLWKLIHEEDFINALGAMTGNQAMQQVRAGLKAIYLSGWQVAADANTASAMYPDQSLYPANAAPELVRRINRTLQRADQIEVSEGKGLSVETWFAPIVADAEAGFGGPLNAFEIMKAFIEAGAAGVHYEDQLASEKKCGHLGGKVLIPTAAHIRNLTAARLAADVMGTPTLVVARTDAEAAKLLTSDIDERDRPFVDYDADRTPEGFYNIRNGIESCIARAIAYAPYADLIWCETSKPDLEQARKFAEGVRRHYPDQLLAYNCSPSFNWKKNLDEATIAKFQRELGAMGYKFQFITLAGFHQLNHGMFELARGYKDRQMAAYSELQEAEFASEASGYTATKHQREVGTGYFDAVSMAITGGKSSTTAMHGSTEHDQFRPEEKAEFRPAAE
- a CDS encoding SMc00767 family acetate metabolism repressor, whose product is MGSITRVKERAEEQSSAMNTDQQAAIRMLANDLHRLNQSVMKAVEAGVSVELVRSARHHGGNGNWGDLLIPVVVTQSAA
- a CDS encoding carbamoyltransferase C-terminal domain-containing protein — its product is MKIFAYKPGHDGHVALIEDGVLAWSIEAEKDSGPRYAPITPELMLRGLSLADDVPDVVAVSGWLKSFRPMEGPIGAGYFGVGPESVMERPWRFQGRSARWFSSSHERSHIIGSYAMSPFPQGEPCYALVWEGVIGSFYRIDQKLNVTKLGTPMNGPGHKYGFLYGLADPGYPADARKSRREDAGKLMALAGFGQESAETPEERRLMERIFAHDAETTPLRKADFADDPFFNIGLASREFQNLARRFQNEVFSRFHDFASRKMRDGLPLLISGGCGLNCDWNSLWRNSGLFADTFVQPCANDSGSAIGTAADAQFHLTGNAKIEWTVYAGEEFVDDEADLSGFEARSFTDAEIADRLAAGAVLAWVQGRYEIGPRALGNRSLIAAPFTVETHTRLNAIKKREGFRPIAPIVMEEEFGRLFENHGPSPHMLYFQRVLSDELKAVTHVDGSARAQTVSETDNPRMHALLSTFRDRTGFGVLCNTSLNFNGKGFINRLSDLARYARDTGLDGFVVGDTFYRKA
- a CDS encoding response regulator, with amino-acid sequence MTEMSFERRLDLGVRVGTVRQSGVQAVNLSLALIVCSSPINRIVVSRIAEQAGLKVACETPQRATEALFSQQPGLVLLDCGPNHEEIHPIASAIVDHRRASGSRLPMLIVLSTKSLSADSPFANIADAIIAKPITPDALQPKIKQLVEGARGS
- a CDS encoding helix-turn-helix domain-containing protein, whose translation is MADQKIFAGPRIRRIRNSLGLTQTAMAEGLGISPSYLNLIERNQRPLTVQLILKLASAYHVEPEDLQAEAGASIAALKEVFADPLLAGELPGDQEIVEIVEAAPNAAAGIVKLFRAYREQAARLSDLTELLAREGKATALSATRLPIDEVREVFERRPNHFPSLEDEAEAFTALLDPGDDLAGSLRAWLKREHGIAVRVLPVATMPNWRRRYDRHTQRLFISERLSVFDQLREIAMEACLMRMSVAIAAEIQALKLSSDEARRLARFELGRYAAHALMMPYRPFLSAAQRARYDVDVLRSRFGVSYEQAANRLTMLQKPGAAGVPFFMLEIDHAGHRFRRAGAQGFPQSRFGGECPKLPVHAAFAQPGRILVEAVEMPDGAEFLCIARTLEGPQGSFTERPRRTALLLGCDIGFRDEIVYGAALPGGEKGREGSVAATPVGPACRLCERTGCLARAEPPVTRPLGLDEMVTGLSAFDFQ
- a CDS encoding glutamine synthetase family protein codes for the protein MVSEKKGVRPAGRSARVRTPAFVKNERGVRNWKEARGWLEWRGIEDIECITPDQAGVARGKMMPTKKFTSNTSLALPSAVFMATISGRYPEDGNGFAYPEDDGDLKLVPDLSTLSVVPWEDDPTAQVICDLVHQDGRGVEFAPRNVLKKVVAAYGALGYRPVVAPEIEFYLVRKNPDPDYPLTPPVGRSGRPIGGGQGYSIAGVNEFDELIDDIYHFCEGQGLEIDTLIHEEGAGQLEINLRHGDPVALADQVFMFKRTIREAALKHDTYATFMAKPIQGQPGSAMHIHQSVVGIRTGDNIFTAEDGSESDAFRHFIGGMQRHVPSALVMFAPYVNSYRRLTQGASAPVNTKWGYDNRTTAFRVPRSEPAGRRIENRIPSSDANPYLALAASLACGLIGMQRKELPDQPVGIAANEDEIELPRGLLEAVELFEQDAALTELLGQSFTSTYAAIKRTEFETFMEVISPWEREFLLLNV